CATGCAAAACTCCTCTACAGCAATGTCGTGAATATTAATATTCGATTCTAGGTTCTTTTATTCGCagcaaaaattttaatatcctTGTACGTGTGTTGTCGAAGCAAGAGGGGAAATAGTGGAAATGGGAAGAAACTAATATAGTGCGAAAACACAATGGGACCAACCCTAATATAAAAGAAGAGATCTCTCGtcatctttctttcctttttttttttttttaatacaagtaGTTGCTTAAAGACATGAGGGGGTCCTTGTCAAGGAAAAGCACATGGGCAGTGTTCATGACTTCTTCTTCATAGCAAGGGATCCCCCCTCAGTCTCTGCATTGACTCCATGGATGCAGCCCTTTCAAGAAACCAACACCAACCCATCTCGACTGGGTACAACCCACCCACGCATGACCCGTAAGAAGTCTGAAGTCGTGGGCACGGGGAGTTGTGCCATGTAGATGAGATATCTATGTGTCAAAATCTCATTGGTGGGTACAGACCCCGAAGGGTCCCACTGAGCATTTGTTCCTGACTCCTGCTCAAGTTCAAATGGGGCTGAGCTCATCTGATCATATATGGTCTTAATTGAAAATCATAAGGCTACTTTGCCTTGCCTCCTCATCCCTTTAAAAATTCTcgagattttattattatgtttcttGTTTGGAAGCACCGTCAGTGAGGACCCTTGGAGAGTGTTTgctttgtgattttgttttaaagtattttttttatttgaagaagtattaaaataatattttttatttatttttaatattagcatattaatatagtaaaaaaaaacactaaaaaatttaatctaaaactaaaaaaaataaattttaataaaaaaaaaaaaacacattagaaCGTACTCTCAATCTATTGCTTCATGTTTAAACAATGTCCGTGCCTTCTGTCACCGGTCAAATACAcgcaggggaaaaaaaaaaagaggaagggaAAGACTCATGCTGGTGCCAAAACAGAAAGGTCAGCCagaaaatatttgtaaattaaattaaaatatattataatgtgTTATTTAATAACTTGCCCTTTCAATGGGGTGCACTTTGCTAGTTGTTGTTTTCGTACACAACCATGAAGGCAGTTCAGTGCAGATAGAGTAATATAGTTTTAGGAAGACTTGTCCGCATATATGTGAACTCTTGCGGGTGTCGGTCCTTCCTTGCTTGATGCTAATCTGTGTGTGTGTACATATTTAGGAGGGTGTTTTGGGGTTTTTAATGGGCACATATTTTTCACCCCTTTTTcccatctctttctttcttttacataGGAGAGAAAATGAGTACAGAACAGAGGGTAGATGGAGAAGAAAAGACTATGGGGAGAGAGTGAGGAtgttcaaaacaaaactaacGGATGCAAGGGAGATTAATGAGGTAATAAGTAGAAGACCAAAGATCcacaaaagagaagagaaagttgGAGAGGGGGGGAATGATAGGCACAAAATAGacatttgaaagagaaaaaacgaaaaaaaattcgAGATTAGAAAATGGAGAttcaaatttgttaattttgacATTCACTACTATTTTGATCATAACTAGATCTACAGAAAGATTTCTCATGCAATTctagtttcattaaaaaataagcatCTATATATTTCCATTGATATATTGTAATCCTCTTAAttcattaatacaaaaaaaaactatgcattTGAAGTTGGGTTCTGATTTTGCtggcaaattaaaaaaaaatgatattagtcttatttaaattagttgagcaattattttatctattattaGACCTTTTAGAGATATTAAggcttttatttaaatttgggttcattgatttaatattattttttagatttattcatATTCATTAGGGGTATTATATTAGGCTTATAATTCTTTCTAGTATAAATACtcttttgtataaattttttgtaaaaaaaattatttttaataaagaaattgatattcatactattttttatgtgattttcataataaattctTGATTGAACTTACAAATTCTTTAAAAGATTGATCAACTTCGCTGTAATtttatactatttatttatgtttttttatataggcaTACAATGGAATTAATCATTGTATATAACTTTGGTTTTTCAAGACAGGTTCTTACTAAGTCAAATTGCAAaccattcaaatttaattttaatatatcttgaGAGGTgtccaaataaaaaagagttcatGCAAAACTTACCTCTTACGAAGAGCGACAtaaccttaattaaaaaaaaaaattcaccatgACATTgagtatttttattctttaaaaaaataagataagaagattttttgtcaaatgttatctttaataatttgtaagaagaaaaatgcaacctaaacaaaaaggaaaagaaattgtCACTTCCTATGCATTTACAAGGTAATTTCATGTGATTGAAGTGTATAAATATCTCAGGTTaccatataattttaaaaaatattcaataattaaaaattatagattcAAGTCTTTTGATaggtatatataaatatataaaattataatggtTATGGACTGCCTTGTAATTTAGCAAGCCCAACGGTGGATATGAGCTGAAATAGCATTTCACATCGGTACCAACCACCTGTTATTTAGCACCACGAAATCGTATCCGTTTCATGAGAAGATATGAGGTTAATATTGTCATCATATCATATTGGACTAGCTTAAGTGGGTGATACTAACCTGTTTGGCAACTTGGCGTGCCCGTGccgtgtttttgaaaaatatatttttttaattaattatttttatgttactgttataaaaaaaatttaaaaaaaaaaaatattatttaaatatatttttaaataacaaacattttaaaatcataaataccaaattatcttttataaaatgaaCTGAGAATGCGGCACATGATTACTGGCGCGAACACTGGATATGGGACCTCCTGCTTctaattatagattttttaacACTTAAAAAGAGCCCCCTTTGGCCTCATTGAGTTTGTGTTCTTcacatttctcttttttccCAAAACCTAAAGTAAGagagcaccttttttttttcaaaattcatataatttttttaggatattgtcaaaaaaaaaaaaaactatgaagtcAAATCATGAAGCTAATGACTAATAACTTAATGTcagagaataaaatttaaaaaaaaccctaaaaaaataccaaaatcaaATCAGGTTAATATTCAAAACTCATAACCTGAATCATGAAACCATTATtattacatagaaaaaaaacatgaaaaattcaTGAAGCAAGATTCCCagtaatccaaaaataaatagtaataaaaagaataaagatcaagtttgatataaaactaaatgaaatataagggacaaaattaaaaaataaaataaatcaagaaaataataataaaaaatagtaattaaaataacaaagaccATATTAGATactcaaattaaatgaaatcaaatgtagagggacaaaatttaaaaaaaaattcaacttcaaaaactattaaaataataacaataaaaaaataaagatcaaaattgatacAAATACAAACTAACAAAGCACATTTAAATTTTGTAAGGGCAAATGTGAGACCTgagacaataaaaaagaaaagagagaggaggagaaaaaagtTTATTGGAGCTCAACATATGCGTTGTCAGCACATGTCTAACCACCAAAAAAAAGATGTCCAGATGCTTCCAACGTCGTTATGAAAGGTGGTGTTTGGCCGATGAGAGATGACTCACGCGTTGCTCGAAGAGCATAAGAGTCTTTCACTTGCTAATACATGCATTGCACATGCcaaccatttttgttttttgaatgatattttatatttactaaaatacaaaattgtTCTCTAGTCAACTTGATTACAACTAAAAAAtcacgataaaaataaaaaaaatatccttaaatgctagtttatttattttttatttttaaaaataatttaattattttattgtgcagagtgaaaatctaaaaaatctccTAGCTTctagttaaataaattatgtttttaagtgcaatgtaaatattttgcagtgctttaaaaaaatatcaaaaaccaaaCTAACCTTGAtcaatatgataattaataacCAATGAACTCTAAGAAAAAACCGTATTACCCCCCCTAAAAGTCAGTCCAATAGTTTGTTTAATAAGGAAAAAACACTATTCAACTATTACCGTCCATAATATTTTGTGTGCCTCTACAGTAAAATTTCATTGAGctccattagtttttttttttgttaataataatgttgCATACACGAAAACGTTGATAAAATGAAATATGCAAggtatttttcatgaaagaaggtttaaaatttaatttctaaatcattcaatattttcaaaacaccTGTGAATAAGATTCATACATAGTTATGATGGGAGGTCTTTCTTTTCTGCATGGAGAATAATGTTTTTAACCTTTAGTAGACTACGTACTGGTTTTCTAATAatatctccttttttttcatcGTGTTGATTGGTTTGACTATCATGCAGAAAAGAAACCAGCACTCAAGTCCCCGTGGAATGCGGTGGgttggattgaaaaaaatttgaatgtaaaaatatatttcgtgggaatttttttgatattattactaCATTTggtttaataagttaaaaattttaaactccCAACTCAAGTTCTTGTTAAGTTTGGATTTCCTAttaaatcaaaaagaaaattaccttgatataatttaattgacttgacaaattaaaaaaaataataataaataaaaaacaaagactaAATGTATGAGTTTAAAAACAATCTtcataattgttaaaaatatatttgacttttaaaatatatcgtCAAACCTGTGACAAGTATTATGGATTCCAATgagttcaataatatttttttaattatataataaaaaaataaagatcaattcaaaatcaaatcaatattaaagaacgaaattaaaaaaataaaaataaaaattcataaaaaacctaatattaaagataaaaaaaaaaaacaagtcacaGTAGAGTGTGTGGGTCTGAGTTATCAAATGTatgagatattaaaaaaaaccattattattgaatatttaatagaacttgtcaatataaaatttgattatttttgctATAAcgacaatcaattttttttctttattatgacatttttttatgaattaataaataaataaaaataaaataaaattattatgaatttgtGGCGAGCCATACActtatttcatgttttaatttgaaatttaatctcGTATAATCAGAGcataaaaaatgcaattaatctttttagtttttatcttcAGAAATCTGTTATTCGGTTTATCATGACCGTAAATAACTCACTATTCATTAACGGGACACATTAAAATTTCCAGTTTCCATCtcatctgagccgttgatcagtAGTAGTGAAAAGCTCCACGTGACAACACATTGACGAAACCTACAAAGTTAGCTCCCAATATCTCACGAGAAAATCTTGCTCATTCCACAAATCACCTTGCTAATGCAATTATTAGCGCCTAACACACCAAAACTTCCACtaacaatttttataaaattaaattaataaggattaataaaactcaaattttatCTTGCAACCATAACTATCTTGATTTAGGAGCCGTTGAATTGTAATCCAACGATCCGAAGTTTTTAACATGCATACACAATAtctaaaatgcaaaaaacaaattcaagactTCAATTAATAAGTAGCTTTCTTTACAGCATAGTAAGAGCATCTCCCACTATTTAGAGAAGTCAAATtcataatgttattttttaaataatataaatatatatattttttaatttatgtcaaaaaaaaaaatcttttagaaaagtcaattatattttaatatatttgatattgataaaattatttattaattataattaattaatatagctccaattaatttttttttgtataaaaatgtatgaaataaattttttataatttttaactaatatataaaaataacttaaaaaaaaaaaactattatgacTTTCCAAtatatctgtttttttaaactgaaaaaacaaaagattagtAGATACAGTGTTAACTGTTAAGTACTAACAAAACTTCTCTTGGAATCAAAGTTTCTCTCTCCCATCTTTGCCTTGCTTTTGCGTGTACACAGTTGAAGTGATTTTGCTTTCCTAGGTTGTTGCCAAATCTTGAATTTATGCTTAAACTTAGTGAGTACTAGAGAGTAGGGAtagttttcttgttttcaagATAAACTAAGCTTTCACTTCATCACCACCACATTGCAATCAAAGTCTTGAACTCTCTTGTGGTTTCTTTATAGAACCCCACTTCGCCAATCAACCTggttccttttcctttctattGCTCTCTCTTTGGTTATTGGGTTCATGAGTTCTTTTGggtctttttagttttcttgaaaCAAAGAGAGAGTAGAGATTTCTTGCAGGGTAAAAATGAGATCCTATGCTTCGCTTCagcttctttctgttttttctcttcttctttttgtgacCTGTGACTCCTTTGCCAGAGATGAAGGTATGCATTATCACTCAAGTTCTCAgatcttgattcttttttttcttttttcttttttataaatgctCTGTTTTGCTGATAAAAAGTTGGAAAAGACGATAAACTTGAATTCTCATGATCTGAAATTGAGCTAACTAGTGTCACTAGGCTGAATTGAGCTGTGTTAGTTATGGTGTAATCAATGTGAAAACTTCAAGATTCGAACTTGGGTTCTTCCTGCATTTACTTTGTGCCCTAATACCATTAGTGGCATTGGAAGTCATGTGATCTGAAAGTAATGCACGGTACTGAAATTTACTGACCTGAGAAAGTGCTGGACTTTGGTAATTATAGAGCGTAGTACTCTTCACTAAATGGAATTTATGAACTTCTGAACAGTTTGGGCACTTACAGCATTCAAGGAAGCTATATATGAAGACCCACATATGGTTTTGTCCAGTTGGAATGCCTTAGATGCAGATCCTTGTGGTTGGTCTGGCATTTCCTGCTCTTTTGCTGGAGACCATGTTGTAAAGATGTAAGATatgacccgtcaattttttctttgtcaaactTCAGGATTAGATACGTTATAGTCTTTCTAAAGTTAGATCCTGATGCATAGTATATGTGTAGGTGCATTTTATCAGTGAATCAAGTTTGACCATTTATCTGTTGGAATTCTGTTTTTGCAGAAACGTAACTGGGTACTCTTTAAGGGGATTTCTTGCCCCGGAATTGGGTCAGATCAAATTTTTGCAACAACTGTATGTTTCTttgctcttcctcttccttttcttttcgctATACTGATACGTATGCGTTgtatttaaagcttttttcttttcggtgtttttgatgttttgtagAATCTTGCACGGCAATAATCTGATTGGGATTATTCCAAAAGAACTGGGAATGTTGAAATACCTCCAGGTCTTGGATTTGGGAGCAAATCAATTAACGGGCCCTATTCCTCCAGAGATTGCAAATCTAATCAGCGTcattaaaatgtaaaagaatTTGTTATTGTGGTTAGCAATTGGACTTATATGGTTGGCgttatttgagttttttcttaCTTTCTCATTTTATGTTGTGGTAGAAACCTTCAGTCCAATGGATTAACAGGAAGCTTGCCTCCTGAACTTGGCAATTTGAAGTCCCTTCAAGAACTATGGCTTGATAGGAATAGACTTCAAGGATCTGTTCCTGCTAGTAGCAGCTCAGATTTCACTTCTAGTGCGTATGGAATGTAAGTATAATTCTGAAAGCACATACCTCTTTGTTTATGATGCAAATTAGAGGGAAGAAATAAATTCTATTAAGCAACAATACCATTCTTATTTAAATATGTTGTACAAGTATGTGATTGTATGAGTGAAAAACAGTTTCGCCAGAAATCTGAAGCTATAGAATGAGACATAAGATCATTTTTAATCAGTTGAACcttgtgttttttattctttaaatttgttACTTATAATTCACTCCTGCCTCAGGTATGCCTCAAACACAAACTTAACTGGCCTGTGTCAAGCATCTGAATTAAAAGTGGCTGATTTCTCCTACAACTTCTTTACTGGGAGCATTCCTAAGTGCTTGGGGTATCTTCCGAGGTACATAAGCTTACTCTAAGCTTTTTCCTACTAGGATGTGAATGCTACATAAGCTTACTATGTTAAAACGCATGTCATTCAGCACAAGCTTCCAAGGGAATTGCCTTCAGAACAAAGATCCGAGACAGCGTTCCTCTTCTCTTTGTGGTACGTATGAAATGGTTTTCTTTCAGCCTTCAGGCTCCCATTGCTGTATTTGTGAACTATACTACTGTGTGTCAATATGTCTATGGCATTAATGTTTGAAATGAAGAGCAATCCCCCTGGTATGCACAGTATGAGCATGAGGTTGTCTGTTTCTATGTGAATTGGTAGTGATATATCATCATAAATGCGTTGTCATGCTAAAAGCTTGATTTTTGTTCCTCAACATAAGAATTGGATAgagatttctttctcttttagtCTGTGCTCCAAAACGAGTGTGGTGTGTGACATTCAAATCTTTAGGTTTTTTAAACAGTGTTGCCCTTCTCTCAAAGGCCCCAACTTTCacataattctttttgtttttttttttggaattgaaGACCTaacccaaatgcatgggctcgTATACTCTCTCCTAGTCCTTAGTAATTCTGGCATTGCTTACATAAAGCTCAAATTGGGATGGAGAGGGTGTTGCTTTTGTCTGTGTAATAACCTATTGTCCAACTGAACCTTGTAATAACAGGTGTGTCTGGTGGCCAGTAATAAATTACAGTGATTATACTGACTGATTAATTCCTTTTATAGATCATGCTCCTCCTGTCAGAACCCCTCGAACAACAAACCCCAAGCAACAGCATGCTGAAGATTTATCCAATCAGCAACGTAGGGCATCAAAACCTGCCTGGCTTTTGGCTCTGGAAATAGTGACAGGAACCATGGTGGGCTGTCTCTTTCTTATCGCCTTTATAACTGCTCTTCAGAGATGCAAGGACAAATCTTCTCTCATAATCCCTTGGAAGAAATCATCGAGTCAGAAGGACCATGTGACAGTATACATAGGTTTGCTTCCATATTACCAAACCATTACCTATGCTTCAGTGTTATTTAACAgtgtttttaaaagtactttGTGTTGTCTTATTGGGCGTATCTTTCACACAGATTCTGAGATGTTAAAAGATGTAGTGAGATTCAGTAGGATGGAGCTTGAAGTAGCCTGTGAAGACTTCAGTAACATTATTGGCTCTTCTCCAGACAGTTTGGTTTACAAGGGCACCGTGAAAGGTGGCCCTGAGATTGCTGTCATATCCCTCTGCATCAAAGAAGAACACTGGACAGGCTATCTTGAACTCTATTTTCAGAGAGAGGTGAAGACTTGTTCCTTGTCACtgcaatttttttgtataaagcttttataaagaaaagacaCTGAACAACTACAGATGTAAAAGCTGAGAAATTTGGGATAGCCTTTTTTGAGatgcttttttattaattttttatccaattcaGGTGGCAGATTTGGCAAGATTAAATAATGAGAATGCAGGAAAGTTGCTGGGCTATTGTAGTGAGAGCACTCCATTTACGAGGATGTTAGTTTTTGAATATGCATCAAATGGAACCCTGTATGAGCACCTTCACTGTAAGTCGAGTTTCTTGCTTTGGACAATCAACATTCTTAAAATGTGATATACTTGCTTAAAGTTGATCAAACAACCTGCACGGATGCAGATGGAGAAGGATGCCAGTTATCTTGGACACGGCGAATGAAAATCATCATAGGCATTGCTCGTGGACTGAAGTACTTTCATGCTGAACTTGATCCACCTTTTACTATATCAGAGTTAAATTCCAGTTCTGTGTATCTCACAGAGGACTTTTCCCCTAAGGTACTCAGTGATGCCTCGctctatttttataaacaagGTTAAACTCAACCCATTCTACACAAGGATGAAAAATTGTGTTCCTAAGTCTGTTGGCACTTCCCTTTTGATATCATAGAAAAAATGGGAATTGTTTGCGAGGTTGAATTCCCCTCagataagttaaatttttttagctatCGTCACTGTTCGCTTATGTAACCCAAATGAATCGTATCAAACATTCTATCATTATACTCTTATCCGAGAACTGGAAAACTTGAATGGGCTTTGATAGCTTGGAAATCAATGACCTTGGTCACACTTCATTTCTAGGGTACATTCATTGGTTTAAGCATGTAAAATCTTTCAATATCTCTGAAACTGTCTTCTGTAACCAGAAATCTAGTACATGTCATTCCTTTCCCCTATAAAATTGTGTTCCTCTGAAATTTCTATTTGGTTGTCCCTCAGTTGGTTGATTTTGAAAGTTGGAAGAGTATTCTTGCAAGATCAGAGAAGAACTCAGGCTCCATAGGCGGCCAAGGTGCTATTTGTGTGCTTCCAAATTCTCTGGAGGGACGCCATCTCGATGTCAAAGGGAACATTTATGCTTTTGGTGTTCTATTATTGGAAATAATAAGCGGAAGACCTCCACACTGCAAGGACAAGGGGCGCTTGGTAGATTGGGTAAGAAATCTTTTGTAGTTAAACATTCACAGATTTCCATTATAGGTAACCTCAAAGAAACAGGTATCTGGAAAAATTATTGCTCATATAACTTAAGTGGCGAAAGGCTTAAAAACTTCTCTATTCTATAGGCTAAGGAGTTCCTCGAACTACCAGAAGCAATGGCGAATGTGGTGGATCCCGAGTTGAAGCATTTCAGATTCGAGGACCTCAATGTTATATGTGAAGTGGTAAACCTTTGCATCCATCCAGACCCTGCTAAGCAGCCTTCCATGCAGGAGTTAAGTACCATTCTAGAGAGCAGAATTGATACAACTATACCTGCCGACTTCAAGGCATCTTCTTTGGCATGGGCAGAGCTTGCGCTGTCATCATAATTGATTTGAAGCCTGACGCTAACACACTGTAAATCAGATTAATACAATTGTAATAgtcccttcttttcttttactcttttttttttttcacacttcAGTTATCTGAAGTCCTTGTAAATGTGTTAAATTGTGTGCGTgctaaaagaaacaaagagcTTCTCTATGACAATAGCGTTTTTGTATACCATTGGATGAGTAAAGTTACGACAATAGTAAACTTTTTACTTTAAACCGAGTCGGCAATTTCTGTTCTCtggttatgattttttctctcttttcgtAGAACAGGTCAAATTAATGGAAGCTTACTGTTTCAACACGCTAATTCTAGCAATCACATTTATTTGCCTTAAAATGCATGTACTTTTATAAAACAAGGTAAAAAACATGAACttggaataaaatttaaaacacaaacctCGTATGCATTCTAACAAAGTCGATTTCTCTTTTAATGTTGCCATGTTACAACTTACATCTTCTCCCCTGTATTTACTCGGCATTCCATGCTGTCTAAGGAGCAGCCTTGATTTTATTGCCATGGTGCAAAATTAACGTTGTAGCTGGGTTGAGTCTACAAATGCCATGAGATTTTGCAATAGCATCGTCCAACTTGTTTAGATTGAAACAATACACTTTGACCAGAGTAAATGATGGCTCGATGAGAGTTATGTATTAGATCctatatttctaatttatttttgttaatacaTTCTGAACTTCTTCAACGCCTTCTCaacatatttctttcttttgacaAATAAAGACACCTTCTCCTTGATAAATATCTATgctaagaaaatgattaaagtGTAATTCGAGCCTCATACAATAGTTGCATTATTTGTTCTTCATAACCATTTCCGCTTACTACTATAAGAAACGTCGCACCATTTATTACCTCAATAATGATGAATTATTCTCAATATGCGACCTTTCCTCCAAGTGTCGACCCTTTTCTTTTACTATAATGATACTCCTTTAATTGTAGTTGTTATGGTTTTGCGATAAACATTTTGCTTCACATTTATTCTTGGTATATTCTAAACATTGATTGAATTGTATTTTGATCAAAGAAACTATCTCGATGTgagctttaaaaatattatgttttaaaaaatattaagttaatggGCACACTTTTTGCTATGCTTTTCCAtaacattctcttttttttttttttaa
This genomic interval from Populus alba chromosome 1, ASM523922v2, whole genome shotgun sequence contains the following:
- the LOC118033671 gene encoding probable LRR receptor-like serine/threonine-protein kinase At1g63430, translated to MRSYASLQLLSVFSLLLFVTCDSFARDEVWALTAFKEAIYEDPHMVLSSWNALDADPCGWSGISCSFAGDHVVKINVTGYSLRGFLAPELGQIKFLQQLILHGNNLIGIIPKELGMLKYLQVLDLGANQLTGPIPPEIANLISVIKINLQSNGLTGSLPPELGNLKSLQELWLDRNRLQGSVPASSSSDFTSSAYGMYASNTNLTGLCQASELKVADFSYNFFTGSIPKCLGYLPSTSFQGNCLQNKDPRQRSSSLCDHAPPVRTPRTTNPKQQHAEDLSNQQRRASKPAWLLALEIVTGTMVGCLFLIAFITALQRCKDKSSLIIPWKKSSSQKDHVTVYIDSEMLKDVVRFSRMELEVACEDFSNIIGSSPDSLVYKGTVKGGPEIAVISLCIKEEHWTGYLELYFQREVADLARLNNENAGKLLGYCSESTPFTRMLVFEYASNGTLYEHLHYGEGCQLSWTRRMKIIIGIARGLKYFHAELDPPFTISELNSSSVYLTEDFSPKLVDFESWKSILARSEKNSGSIGGQGAICVLPNSLEGRHLDVKGNIYAFGVLLLEIISGRPPHCKDKGRLVDWAKEFLELPEAMANVVDPELKHFRFEDLNVICEVVNLCIHPDPAKQPSMQELSTILESRIDTTIPADFKASSLAWAELALSS